Proteins from a genomic interval of Streptomyces sp. NBC_00820:
- a CDS encoding GAF domain-containing protein: MDVTRLVAVDAARAARVLNEVREATLAGRRARIAPRPVIEQSWERMLRGGVDPERDFRSGLLSAEEVRHRRDESPLRHVLPVLREGLLSVADAARHIVVVADAEGRVLWREGSPAVLRKADGLGFEVGADWREEVVGTNGVGTPAVVRRPVQVFAAEHFVRSHTTWTCAGAPVTDPRDGRLLGVVDVSGPLETMHPATLAWVDAVAKLAEARLRELHLDSLERLRTVGAPVLARLDGRALVVDRDGWAAAVTGIPYVRRVSLPKSLSPGRRWLATLGPCVVEPLAGGWLLRAADEPPATAATRLALDLTRPDRGALTVAGPAGSWSRELSPRHAELLYLLTEHPAGRGAADLAGDLFGDASRTVTVRAEMSRVRRYLGALLQHRPYRFRADVEVTVLLPEDPRDLLPRSAAPAVARRRTAERGG; encoded by the coding sequence ATGGACGTGACGCGCCTGGTCGCCGTGGACGCGGCGCGGGCGGCGCGGGTGCTGAACGAGGTGCGGGAGGCGACACTCGCGGGCCGGCGGGCCCGGATCGCGCCCCGGCCGGTGATCGAGCAGTCCTGGGAACGCATGCTGCGCGGCGGGGTCGATCCCGAACGTGACTTCAGATCCGGGCTGCTGTCCGCCGAGGAGGTGCGACACCGGCGGGACGAGTCGCCGCTGCGGCATGTCCTTCCGGTCCTGCGCGAGGGGCTGCTCTCGGTCGCGGACGCCGCCCGGCACATCGTGGTCGTCGCGGACGCCGAGGGGCGCGTGCTGTGGCGCGAGGGATCACCGGCGGTGCTGCGCAAGGCCGACGGTCTCGGCTTCGAAGTCGGCGCGGACTGGCGGGAGGAGGTCGTCGGCACCAACGGCGTGGGCACCCCGGCGGTCGTACGGCGGCCCGTCCAGGTCTTCGCCGCCGAGCACTTCGTCCGCTCGCACACCACCTGGACCTGCGCGGGCGCCCCGGTCACCGACCCCCGCGACGGCCGGCTCCTCGGCGTGGTGGACGTCAGCGGCCCGCTGGAGACCATGCACCCGGCGACCCTGGCCTGGGTGGACGCGGTGGCCAAGCTCGCCGAGGCCCGCCTGCGGGAGCTGCACCTGGACTCGCTGGAGCGGCTGCGCACGGTGGGGGCGCCGGTGCTGGCCCGGCTGGACGGGCGGGCGCTGGTGGTGGACCGGGACGGCTGGGCGGCGGCGGTGACCGGGATACCGTACGTGCGGCGGGTGTCGCTGCCCAAGTCCCTGTCGCCGGGCCGCCGGTGGCTGGCCACGCTGGGTCCGTGCGTGGTGGAACCGCTGGCCGGGGGCTGGTTGCTGCGCGCGGCCGACGAGCCGCCGGCCACGGCCGCGACCCGCCTCGCGCTGGACCTGACGCGGCCGGACCGCGGTGCGCTCACCGTCGCCGGTCCGGCGGGTTCGTGGTCCCGCGAACTCAGCCCCCGGCACGCCGAATTGCTCTATCTGCTCACCGAGCACCCGGCCGGGCGCGGTGCGGCGGACCTGGCCGGGGACCTGTTCGGCGACGCGTCGCGAACGGTCACGGTGCGGGCGGAGATGTCACGGGTACGGCGTTATCTGGGGGCTCTTCTGCAGCATCGGCCGTATCGTTTCCGCGCGGATGTCGAGGTGACTGTACTGCTGCCCGAGGACCCCCGTGACCTGCTGCCCCGCTCGGCGGCACCGGCCGTGGCCCGGCGGCGGACGGCGGAACGGGGCGGCTGA